A single Gopherus flavomarginatus isolate rGopFla2 chromosome 24, rGopFla2.mat.asm, whole genome shotgun sequence DNA region contains:
- the YJEFN3 gene encoding yjeF N-terminal domain-containing protein 3 isoform X3, protein MSCPSTQSGEQIEPLRYLSRLEAEAIEKELLEDYKFGRQQLIEIWGHASAMAVTKPGFSVSFPIPDQMPSAVCWRQRNIWETATSLANKAQIAPGTSRAESTSLDRPGVAQPSPTARGNLLVIFFQQSMLGMGGVRGPIIVRLLLPAELVWSEQGRRHCLKVLRPIGDVLIGWRKPSRSFQEVLGKSLSTLGDWILGNYTAT, encoded by the exons ATGAGCTGCCCGTCCACGCAGAGCGGGGAGCAGATCGAGCCACTCAGATACCTCAG CCGCTTGGAGGCAGAAGCCATCGAGAAGGAGCTGTTGGAAGATTACAAATTTGGTCGGCAGCAGCTGATTGAGATCTGGGGACACGCCAGCGCCATGGCTGTGACCAAG CCTGGGTTTTCTGTTAGCTTCCCCATTCCGGACCAAATGCCAAGTGCAGTTTGTTGGAGGCAGAGAAACATCTGGGAGACAGCCACCAGTTTGGCCAACAAAGCACAGATTgcaccagggacctccagagctgagAGCACAAGTCTCGACAGGCCTGGTGTGGCACAGCCTTCTCCCACTGCCAGGGGGAACTTGCTAGTGATTTTCTTCcagcaaagcatgctgggaatgGGAGGAGTCAGAGGCCCTATAATAGTCCGGCTTCTTCTCCCTGCTGAGTTAGTGTGGAGCGAGCAGGGCAGGAGGCACTGTCTGAAGGTTTTACGGCCTATTGGAGATGTACTTATTGGCTGGAGAAAGCCTTCTCGCTCTTTCCAAGAGGTTTTGGGGAAGTCACTGAGCACTTTGGGGGACTGGATTCTGGGTAACTACACAGCAACCTAG